The following proteins are co-located in the Spirosoma montaniterrae genome:
- a CDS encoding ABC transporter permease: MFRNYFKIAFRSLWKNRVYSGINVVGLAVGLAACLLITLYVADELSYDRYHKRADRIYRVVHRATWEGGSMNLAPTSAPYAPTLKQTYPEIEQAVRILPEGGGIIQYGTTKVEAEDIAFADQNLFQVFSYSFLHGDPNMALSKPHSIVLTQTLAARLFGDVASAMSKTVLFENNFPNVVTGIISDMPANSHARFSALRSFSTGFTSGWQQFNLHTYLLLQEGADPKKVEAKFPAFFERYIKPEVGNVAYEMSLQPLTFIHLRSNLDYELSPNGSYRTVSVFAIIAGLILLLAGINYINLATARSSIRLREVGVRKAVGSGRGQLAGLFLIETSLLTVLATTLGVGLAYALMPFFNQLTGKELSMWRFGTGYSMLILVGFAVITSLLSGTYPALFLSGSRTVAALRGQMGSQLATIMFRKSLVTFQFAITVALIAASGIIYQQLQFAMNKSLGFNKDQVLTFHLHDDETRTKIPVLKAKLLQSPLIEDVAVASNPIGTNNLGGGGYYFEIDGKMTTSSKIIHSIMVDGDFLKTMEIGLVEGRSFSNTIPADRYNAILVNETLVKELGWKDPIGKRVKFYVDDKGTQAERRVVGIVKDFHTHSLQHKIEPLALQMPPSADEQDNVYIRIRAGQTEAALAFIQKTYEQFEPGGVFDYQFLDQNFARQYTNEQNQNNLLLIFTALAIFIACLGLFGLVTFTAEQRTKEIGVRKVLGASVISIVALLSKEFLKLVLIAIMIASPLAWYAMNRWLQGFAYKIDISWWMFVLAGLLAVGIALLTVSFQSIKAALMNPVKSLRSE, from the coding sequence ATGTTCCGAAACTATTTCAAAATCGCTTTTCGTAGTCTTTGGAAAAACCGTGTTTATAGCGGTATCAACGTTGTTGGCCTGGCGGTGGGGCTGGCAGCTTGCCTGCTCATTACGCTCTACGTAGCCGACGAACTCAGCTACGACCGTTACCACAAACGCGCCGACCGTATCTATCGAGTGGTTCATCGGGCAACGTGGGAAGGCGGCAGCATGAACCTCGCGCCCACCTCGGCTCCCTACGCGCCGACGCTCAAACAGACGTACCCCGAGATTGAACAGGCCGTGCGTATACTGCCTGAAGGCGGGGGAATCATTCAGTACGGTACTACCAAAGTTGAGGCCGAAGACATCGCCTTTGCCGACCAGAATCTGTTTCAGGTGTTCAGTTATTCGTTTCTGCACGGCGACCCCAACATGGCCCTCAGCAAGCCTCATTCAATTGTTCTTACGCAAACATTGGCTGCCCGCCTGTTTGGCGATGTAGCCAGTGCTATGAGTAAAACTGTACTGTTTGAGAACAACTTTCCGAATGTGGTAACAGGAATTATCAGCGACATGCCCGCCAATTCGCACGCCCGGTTCAGTGCCCTGCGTTCCTTCTCGACGGGTTTCACGAGCGGATGGCAGCAATTCAATCTACACACGTACCTACTCTTGCAGGAAGGGGCTGACCCGAAAAAAGTAGAAGCTAAATTCCCGGCTTTCTTCGAGCGGTACATCAAGCCCGAAGTGGGGAATGTTGCCTATGAGATGAGCCTACAACCGCTCACGTTTATTCACCTGCGTTCCAACCTGGATTATGAATTAAGCCCCAACGGCAGCTACCGCACGGTATCGGTATTTGCCATTATTGCGGGTTTGATTTTGTTGCTGGCCGGGATCAACTACATCAATTTAGCCACAGCCCGCTCGTCCATCCGGTTGCGCGAGGTGGGCGTTCGGAAGGCAGTGGGGTCAGGGCGGGGCCAACTGGCAGGGCTTTTTCTGATTGAAACATCACTGCTGACAGTATTGGCCACTACGTTGGGCGTTGGGCTGGCCTACGCGCTGATGCCTTTCTTCAATCAGCTTACGGGCAAAGAACTATCTATGTGGCGATTCGGGACAGGATATAGTATGCTAATTTTGGTCGGATTTGCCGTGATAACGAGCCTGTTGAGCGGTACGTATCCGGCACTGTTTTTGTCGGGGTCGCGCACCGTAGCGGCCCTGCGCGGCCAGATGGGCAGTCAATTGGCGACGATTATGTTTCGGAAGTCACTCGTTACGTTTCAGTTCGCCATTACGGTCGCGCTCATAGCCGCGTCGGGCATCATCTACCAGCAATTGCAGTTCGCGATGAATAAATCGCTTGGTTTCAACAAAGACCAGGTGCTGACCTTCCATCTGCACGACGATGAAACGCGCACTAAAATTCCGGTCCTTAAAGCCAAACTGCTACAAAGCCCGCTCATTGAGGACGTTGCAGTAGCGAGCAATCCTATCGGTACGAACAACTTAGGCGGGGGTGGCTATTATTTTGAGATTGACGGTAAAATGACAACGTCGTCTAAAATCATCCACAGCATCATGGTAGACGGCGACTTCTTGAAAACGATGGAAATTGGCTTAGTGGAGGGCCGGAGTTTTTCGAATACCATCCCCGCCGACCGCTATAATGCCATTCTGGTCAATGAAACGTTGGTGAAGGAACTGGGCTGGAAAGACCCAATTGGCAAACGGGTAAAGTTCTACGTCGATGACAAGGGTACGCAGGCCGAACGCCGGGTAGTGGGCATAGTGAAGGACTTCCATACCCATTCGCTACAACACAAAATTGAACCGCTGGCTTTGCAGATGCCCCCCTCTGCCGACGAGCAGGACAACGTGTATATCAGAATAAGGGCGGGCCAAACGGAAGCCGCGTTAGCATTCATCCAGAAAACATATGAGCAGTTTGAACCGGGCGGGGTATTCGACTACCAGTTTCTGGACCAGAATTTTGCCCGACAATACACCAATGAGCAGAACCAAAATAATCTACTCCTGATCTTCACGGCCTTAGCCATTTTCATTGCCTGCCTCGGTCTCTTTGGCCTCGTCACGTTCACTGCCGAACAGCGCACCAAAGAAATTGGTGTTCGAAAAGTGCTGGGAGCCAGCGTAATCAGCATCGTAGCCTTGCTCTCAAAAGAGTTTTTGAAATTAGTGCTGATCGCCATCATGATTGCATCACCTTTAGCCTGGTATGCCATGAATCGTTGGCTACAAGGTTTTGCCTACAAGATCGACATTTCGTGGTGGATGTTCGTGCTGGCGGGTCTGCTGGCGGTGGGCATTGCCCTGCTGACGGTGAGCTTCCAGAGCATCAAAGCCGCCCTGATGAACCCGGTGAAGAGTTTGCGAAGCGAATAG
- a CDS encoding ABC transporter permease has protein sequence MLRNYFKIAWRNLLRNKTYSFINIGGLAVGMAVAILIGLWIYDELSFNKYHQNYDRIAQVREHGIREDGKHYSNTSLPYPLATELKTSYQRFFKHILIANDPGEYILTTGETKLTQKGQFIEAGAPEMLTLTMLKGSWAGLTDPHSILLSASAATALFGDADPIDKPVKINADMEAKVTGVYLDLPHNSEFHPIKFFAPFDLWTSANPWVREQQWNNWFLSVYAQVQTNVDFDKVSAIIKDIEINQIKNLKDRQEQVARQPQIALLPMSRWHLYGSYYVDDNGPVQMVWLIGLIGAFVLLLACINFMNLSTARSVKRAQEVGIRKAVGSLRGQLMSQFFSESFLVVLLAFMLSLSLVGISLPWFNDIAAKQLTVPWTASPFWLACVLFVLATGFLAGSYPAFYLSSFQPVKVLKGVVIQGRFAALPRKLLIVLQFTVSVTLIIVTLLVYRQIQHAKNRPIGYDKAGLVMVEKKTADFNDKQQLLRSELKNTGVVVEVAESRSSPTGITMWNGGFSRKGIAFDCPNGCGTLPVSPEYGQTVGWQFVAGRDFSKALATDSLGFIINESFAKLLELKTPVGEQVTWGPGQRLPKTYTVLGVVKDMVALSPYKPTIPTVFFLEDNYNWINIRLNPAISASEALPKIEAVFKKIIPTAPFDYKFADQEYAAKFAAEERIGNLALVFTVLAVLISCLGLFGLASFMAEARTKEIGVRKVLGASVLNLWGLLSKDFVILVIISFFIATPIAYYFLSNWLQKYEYRTELSWWIFAVSGAGALVITLLTISFQSVKAALMNPVKSLRTE, from the coding sequence ATGCTACGAAACTATTTCAAAATCGCCTGGCGGAATCTTCTCCGCAACAAAACCTATTCTTTCATTAACATTGGCGGGCTGGCCGTAGGCATGGCCGTCGCGATACTCATTGGCCTGTGGATTTACGACGAGCTATCGTTCAACAAATACCACCAGAATTATGACCGCATTGCGCAGGTTAGGGAGCATGGTATTCGGGAAGACGGGAAACACTATTCAAACACATCGCTCCCATACCCGCTGGCAACTGAATTAAAAACCAGCTATCAACGCTTCTTTAAACACATTCTGATTGCTAATGATCCAGGCGAGTATATCCTAACTACCGGTGAAACGAAACTAACCCAAAAAGGTCAATTTATTGAAGCAGGTGCCCCCGAAATGCTCACCTTGACAATGCTTAAAGGCTCTTGGGCCGGGTTGACTGATCCACACTCAATTTTGCTTTCCGCATCGGCTGCTACCGCATTGTTTGGCGACGCAGACCCAATTGATAAACCCGTCAAAATCAACGCGGATATGGAAGCTAAAGTGACAGGAGTTTATCTGGACTTACCTCATAATTCGGAGTTTCACCCGATAAAATTCTTCGCTCCGTTCGACTTGTGGACTTCGGCAAACCCCTGGGTGAGAGAACAGCAGTGGAATAACTGGTTTCTTTCTGTATATGCTCAAGTTCAGACGAACGTAGACTTCGATAAGGTTTCTGCTATCATTAAAGATATTGAAATTAACCAGATCAAGAACCTGAAAGACAGGCAGGAGCAGGTGGCCCGCCAGCCGCAAATAGCGTTACTCCCAATGAGTCGGTGGCATCTGTATGGCAGTTATTACGTTGATGATAACGGGCCGGTACAAATGGTTTGGCTCATTGGTTTGATTGGTGCATTTGTATTGCTGTTGGCCTGCATCAATTTTATGAATCTGAGTACGGCTCGTTCAGTGAAGCGAGCACAAGAAGTAGGTATTCGTAAAGCGGTGGGTTCGTTGCGCGGGCAATTAATGAGTCAATTTTTCAGTGAGTCGTTTTTAGTCGTTTTATTGGCCTTTATGTTATCGTTATCGCTGGTTGGCATTTCGTTGCCGTGGTTCAATGATATTGCTGCCAAGCAACTGACCGTCCCCTGGACCGCTTCTCCCTTCTGGCTGGCGTGTGTTCTGTTTGTTCTGGCGACCGGATTTTTAGCAGGGAGTTATCCAGCATTTTATCTATCTTCATTTCAGCCAGTTAAGGTTCTCAAAGGAGTCGTCATACAGGGGCGTTTTGCGGCTCTTCCCCGAAAGCTCCTGATTGTGTTGCAGTTCACCGTTTCGGTAACGTTGATAATTGTCACTCTCCTCGTTTACCGGCAGATTCAACACGCTAAAAATCGCCCAATCGGATACGACAAAGCGGGCCTGGTGATGGTCGAGAAAAAAACGGCTGATTTTAACGACAAGCAGCAGTTGCTCCGAAGTGAATTGAAAAATACGGGCGTGGTGGTCGAGGTGGCTGAATCAAGGAGTTCGCCGACTGGCATTACAATGTGGAACGGCGGTTTTTCGCGAAAAGGTATTGCTTTCGACTGTCCAAACGGGTGCGGCACCCTGCCAGTCAGCCCCGAATACGGTCAAACAGTAGGCTGGCAATTTGTGGCAGGCCGAGATTTCAGCAAAGCATTGGCGACCGATTCATTGGGGTTTATCATAAACGAGTCATTCGCCAAACTGCTTGAGCTAAAAACACCCGTCGGTGAGCAGGTTACGTGGGGTCCTGGGCAGCGGCTGCCAAAAACGTATACTGTTTTAGGAGTAGTGAAAGACATGGTTGCCCTGTCGCCTTACAAGCCGACCATCCCAACTGTTTTCTTTTTAGAAGACAATTATAACTGGATAAATATCCGGCTCAATCCTGCCATAAGTGCCAGCGAAGCGTTGCCGAAAATTGAGGCTGTTTTCAAGAAGATTATTCCAACGGCTCCCTTCGATTACAAGTTTGCCGATCAGGAATATGCCGCCAAGTTTGCTGCTGAGGAGCGCATCGGTAATCTCGCTTTGGTCTTCACCGTCCTCGCCGTTCTCATTTCCTGCCTGGGTTTGTTCGGGCTGGCGTCGTTTATGGCTGAAGCCCGGACTAAAGAAATTGGGGTGCGTAAAGTACTGGGAGCCAGTGTGCTGAACCTGTGGGGGTTACTCTCCAAAGATTTCGTCATACTGGTCATTATCTCCTTCTTCATCGCCACGCCCATTGCGTATTATTTCCTCTCGAACTGGCTTCAGAAATACGAGTACCGCACGGAGCTGTCGTGGTGGATTTTTGCCGTCTCAGGTGCGGGCGCGTTGGTAATCACGTTATTGACCATCTCATTCCAGAGCGTGAAAGCCGCCCTGATGAATCCGGTGAAGAGTTTGCGGACGGAGTAG
- a CDS encoding PadR family transcriptional regulator: MKRTYLGEFEEIVLLLVVSMDGEAYGVGLTHKLNEETDRSVRLNQVHAALHRLQEKGMVASRLGDPTPERGGRRKLLFTVTAYGYRTLQDIKVMRAQLWNAVPTTPKLAIGL; this comes from the coding sequence ATGAAACGAACCTACTTAGGCGAGTTTGAAGAGATTGTGCTGCTACTGGTGGTAAGTATGGATGGCGAAGCCTACGGCGTCGGCCTTACGCACAAGCTGAACGAGGAAACCGACCGCTCGGTACGGCTCAATCAGGTCCATGCGGCCCTGCACCGGTTGCAAGAGAAAGGCATGGTGGCCTCGCGGCTGGGCGATCCCACGCCCGAACGCGGGGGCCGACGCAAGTTGCTGTTCACCGTAACGGCCTATGGCTACCGGACCTTGCAGGACATCAAAGTGATGCGGGCACAACTGTGGAACGCCGTACCTACCACACCCAAACTCGCCATTGGCTTATGA
- a CDS encoding ABC transporter permease translates to MKPSPPRLADRLLEWFVAPHRLEALQGDLHEEFAYQVGRMGVRRARWQYWRDVLGFMRPWVVKRKANEYPNPTNTDMIQNHLKIAWRSILRHRSFTGLNVLGLSVGIAAALLLFMTVRYELSFDTFHPEHDRIYRVVREQFLTNGDRDVTPGNPLPVADALKTDVAQFENVVSVFGTLDPQVTVLGSDPKTTNATTKFLEDDEGMIVGPEFFRLFNFPWLIGRPDALTQPNVVALSKTFAEKYFGSPQQAMGKFLRINKHTTMRVVGVLADAPPNTSFPMNLVISYATKKADKGERFGFGSFDDWGSTSSQDQIFVRLPRNLPVASANALLEKFSRKHYDGRDESKKTHFLSPLADLHHDNRFDTFTTKVAVVPFQRIWNLALVGGLLLLMACVNFVNIASALATRRAKEVSVRKVLGSQKSQLVGQFLTETFLMVLASLMLGIGLAYVALPLLNTLFAIPADASLYFKPELGLALLGLLVLLTLLAGLYPALVLSSFSPLDVFRKRVARGWLRGISVRQSLIVFQFATALVLIISTVINLRQMNYLSRMDTGFSKEGVFNFGMDTEYRTRNATLRNELLRVPGVSAVTFSSDVPSSDSRWQSTFAFANLSKDEDFTASMKMADGNYFTTHGITFVAGASYAVGDTLPKFVANETLLKKLGVKNPASVIGRNLRLGDVTGPIVGVVKDFHTNSARDDGGPRTRGIQPLLLTPSDKFYYAGSVKIRSQNLPQTVERIKAVYARVFPEVAFTGRFYEDALNAYYKAEQQMGLLYRVFAGLTIFIACLGLFGLAAFTAEQRTKEIGVRKVLGASVAGIVALLSKDFLKLVLVAVLIASPIAWYLMNGWLQDFTYRINIDWWVFALAGLLAVSIALLTVSFQSVKAALMNPVKSLRSE, encoded by the coding sequence ATGAAACCAAGCCCGCCCCGCCTTGCCGACCGCCTGCTGGAATGGTTCGTAGCTCCGCACCGGCTGGAAGCCTTGCAGGGCGACCTGCACGAGGAGTTCGCCTACCAGGTCGGGCGAATGGGTGTTCGGCGGGCGCGGTGGCAGTATTGGCGCGACGTGCTGGGGTTTATGCGGCCCTGGGTGGTGAAACGTAAAGCGAACGAATATCCTAATCCAACAAATACGGACATGATCCAGAATCATCTGAAAATCGCCTGGCGGAGCATACTGCGGCATCGAAGTTTTACCGGCCTGAATGTGCTGGGCCTGAGTGTAGGCATAGCCGCAGCCCTTTTGTTGTTCATGACGGTACGTTACGAACTCAGCTTCGATACGTTTCACCCGGAACACGACCGAATTTACCGTGTCGTTCGCGAGCAGTTTCTGACGAACGGCGACAGAGACGTAACGCCGGGAAATCCGTTGCCAGTGGCAGACGCCCTTAAAACCGACGTCGCTCAGTTCGAAAACGTTGTTTCGGTTTTCGGAACGCTCGATCCGCAGGTGACGGTGCTTGGCAGCGATCCCAAAACAACCAACGCAACGACCAAATTCCTGGAAGATGACGAGGGCATGATTGTGGGGCCGGAATTTTTCCGGCTGTTCAACTTCCCCTGGCTCATCGGTCGGCCCGACGCGCTGACGCAACCGAACGTAGTGGCTCTGTCGAAAACGTTTGCGGAGAAGTATTTTGGCAGCCCACAACAGGCGATGGGCAAGTTTCTGCGTATCAACAAACACACGACCATGCGCGTAGTAGGTGTGCTGGCCGATGCGCCCCCCAACACGTCTTTCCCCATGAATTTGGTAATCTCGTATGCCACGAAGAAAGCCGACAAAGGTGAGCGGTTTGGCTTCGGCTCCTTTGACGATTGGGGCAGTACGTCGAGCCAGGACCAGATTTTTGTTCGGTTGCCGCGCAACCTCCCGGTAGCTTCGGCCAACGCACTGCTGGAGAAGTTCTCGCGCAAACACTACGATGGGCGAGATGAAAGCAAAAAGACGCATTTTCTCAGTCCACTGGCCGATCTGCACCACGATAACCGGTTCGATACGTTTACGACCAAAGTTGCCGTCGTCCCCTTCCAACGTATCTGGAATCTGGCTTTGGTGGGTGGTCTATTGTTACTGATGGCCTGCGTCAACTTCGTCAATATTGCTTCAGCACTGGCGACCCGCCGAGCTAAAGAAGTGAGTGTTCGGAAAGTGTTGGGCAGTCAGAAAAGCCAGTTGGTCGGGCAGTTTCTCACCGAGACCTTCCTGATGGTGCTGGCATCGCTGATGCTGGGCATTGGGCTGGCCTATGTTGCCCTGCCGCTACTAAACACGCTGTTCGCTATTCCGGCGGATGCTTCACTGTATTTCAAGCCGGAACTGGGGCTGGCCCTGCTGGGGTTGCTGGTTTTGCTCACGTTGCTGGCGGGACTGTATCCGGCCTTAGTACTATCGTCGTTTTCTCCGCTCGACGTATTTCGGAAGCGGGTAGCACGCGGTTGGCTACGTGGCATTTCGGTACGCCAAAGTCTGATTGTGTTCCAGTTTGCAACGGCGTTAGTGCTTATAATCAGCACGGTCATCAACCTAAGGCAGATGAACTACCTGAGCCGGATGGACACGGGCTTTAGCAAGGAAGGCGTGTTCAACTTCGGCATGGATACCGAATACCGCACCCGAAACGCGACCTTGCGTAATGAACTCCTACGGGTGCCCGGCGTTTCCGCCGTTACGTTTTCATCGGACGTTCCCTCGTCCGACAGCCGGTGGCAAAGCACATTTGCCTTTGCCAATCTCTCGAAAGATGAGGACTTTACCGCATCCATGAAGATGGCCGATGGCAACTACTTTACAACGCACGGAATAACCTTTGTGGCGGGTGCATCCTACGCGGTCGGTGATACGTTGCCTAAGTTCGTGGCCAACGAAACGCTGCTCAAAAAGCTGGGTGTGAAGAATCCGGCGTCGGTTATTGGCCGAAACCTACGATTAGGTGATGTTACCGGCCCCATTGTGGGCGTTGTAAAAGACTTTCATACGAACTCGGCGCGAGACGACGGAGGGCCGCGCACCAGGGGAATCCAGCCGCTGCTGCTTACGCCGTCCGATAAGTTCTATTATGCGGGCAGCGTGAAAATTCGTTCGCAAAATCTGCCGCAAACAGTGGAGCGTATCAAGGCTGTTTACGCCCGTGTTTTCCCCGAAGTAGCCTTTACGGGTCGTTTTTATGAGGATGCCTTGAATGCCTACTACAAAGCCGAGCAACAGATGGGTCTGCTGTACCGCGTCTTCGCCGGACTAACGATCTTCATTGCCTGCTTAGGTCTGTTTGGTTTGGCTGCATTCACGGCAGAACAACGCACCAAAGAAATCGGGGTACGTAAAGTGCTGGGTGCATCGGTAGCTGGTATCGTTGCTCTGTTAAGCAAAGATTTTCTCAAACTCGTACTGGTTGCCGTTCTCATTGCCTCGCCTATTGCGTGGTATCTGATGAATGGATGGCTCCAGGATTTCACGTACCGTATCAATATCGACTGGTGGGTGTTCGCGCTGGCGGGCTTGCTGGCGGTGAGTATCGCGTTACTGACGGTGAGCTTCCAGAGCGTGAAAGCCGCCCTGATGAATCCGGTGAAGAGTTTACGGAGTGAATAA
- a CDS encoding gliding motility-associated C-terminal domain-containing protein — MRWSVGLIVCLSLWTSVRAFGQELIPNGGFETYATCPRKDNLLSEATPWYNPNTATPDFYHSCFPTPQMELPPHSGQGLARLFMDLGWAEYLATPLKEPLLAGETYQFELYVASPKPTQYPIGSFGAYFANQPVGSADKTLLRLDNPPQVLDNTPRRLTQRLKWEKMGGCLLAKGGERHVVIGNFAALPSTLGDYYLFIDDVSLKPIRLDLGRDTTLCGRRSTLLLDATTPGAIFYEWNTGSNAPTLQVAKPGRYWVTVQTPCKTLRDTITVTYPPDFSLGADTTLCEGKTLMLHVDAPGTYQWQDGSRRNTFLVERAGQYVVQVTNKNCMVADTIAVRYSRPPQLDLGADQQLCGTEVYTIRPTFANGTFRWLDAFADVERTVNASGIFRASVTNACATRTDDVLIDYSGCSCQVYAPDAFSPNTDGLNDVFEPFACNDITFLTLTVYDRWGEAVFHTDQPPFRWNGTYQGERCATAVYTWQLSYLFQRPDAPPIRQTKQKRLTLLSQ; from the coding sequence ATGCGCTGGTCGGTGGGCTTGATCGTGTGTCTATCGCTATGGACGTCTGTCCGGGCTTTCGGGCAGGAGTTGATACCCAATGGCGGCTTTGAGACCTACGCAACCTGCCCCCGGAAAGACAACCTGCTCTCCGAAGCTACCCCCTGGTACAACCCCAACACGGCCACACCCGATTTCTACCATAGCTGTTTTCCAACCCCTCAGATGGAGCTTCCGCCCCATTCAGGGCAGGGACTGGCCCGGCTATTTATGGATTTGGGCTGGGCCGAATATCTGGCTACCCCGCTGAAAGAACCCCTGCTGGCGGGCGAAACCTACCAGTTTGAACTGTACGTGGCCTCGCCAAAACCGACCCAATATCCGATTGGGTCGTTCGGGGCTTATTTCGCCAATCAGCCGGTTGGTTCGGCAGACAAAACACTGCTGCGGCTCGACAATCCACCCCAGGTACTCGATAATACGCCCAGACGACTGACGCAGCGGCTGAAGTGGGAGAAAATGGGCGGTTGCCTGCTTGCGAAAGGTGGGGAACGCCACGTCGTTATCGGCAATTTTGCCGCACTACCCAGCACCTTAGGCGACTATTACCTGTTCATCGACGACGTGTCGCTGAAACCCATCCGGCTCGACCTGGGTCGTGACACCACGCTTTGCGGACGGAGAAGTACCCTTCTACTCGATGCGACAACCCCCGGTGCTATCTTTTATGAATGGAACACGGGCAGCAACGCACCCACCCTACAGGTAGCAAAACCGGGCCGCTATTGGGTAACGGTGCAAACGCCCTGCAAAACCCTGCGCGACACCATCACTGTTACGTATCCACCTGATTTCAGCTTAGGTGCCGATACTACGCTTTGCGAGGGTAAAACCCTGATGCTGCACGTCGATGCGCCCGGCACCTACCAATGGCAGGATGGTTCCCGGCGAAACACGTTTTTGGTCGAAAGAGCGGGGCAGTATGTTGTTCAGGTTACAAATAAAAACTGCATGGTAGCTGATACAATCGCCGTGCGGTATAGCCGACCTCCCCAGTTGGATTTAGGAGCCGATCAGCAGTTGTGCGGAACCGAGGTGTACACTATCCGCCCTACGTTTGCCAACGGCACATTCCGCTGGCTCGATGCCTTCGCCGATGTGGAGCGAACCGTCAACGCGTCGGGCATCTTCCGGGCGTCGGTAACGAATGCCTGTGCCACACGCACCGACGACGTGCTGATTGATTATAGCGGCTGCTCGTGTCAGGTGTACGCGCCCGATGCCTTTTCGCCCAACACCGATGGCCTGAACGATGTTTTTGAGCCGTTTGCCTGCAACGACATTACCTTTCTGACCTTAACGGTTTACGACCGATGGGGCGAAGCCGTTTTCCATACCGACCAGCCGCCTTTTCGGTGGAATGGTACGTATCAGGGCGAACGCTGCGCCACAGCGGTTTACACCTGGCAGTTGAGCTACCTGTTCCAACGCCCCGACGCCCCACCCATTCGCCAGACAAAGCAGAAACGGCTGACGCTGTTGAGCCAATAA